From Nitrospirota bacterium, the proteins below share one genomic window:
- a CDS encoding efflux RND transporter periplasmic adaptor subunit produces the protein MRKIVWIVGVLVAALAIGGYVFLNGERQPPMRYRTVPVERGSVVSIVTATGTINPVVLVQVGTQVSGMIKSLHADFNSRVKAGDVVAIIDPAPFKARRDQAASNLEMAKANVVRARADVAQRKRELERVNSLIAQQFVSQNDVDLARTNYESAAAQLKLAQAQVKQAEAALNAAELDLKYTVIRSPVNGIVVARNVEVGQTVAASFATPNLFLIALDLTQMQVDTNVSESDIGGITEGKEATFTVDAYPGEQFRGVIKQVRLAPINVQNVVTYNVVVGVDNRDLRLKPGMTANVSIVVAKRDQVLKVPNAALRFTPPKTDQSAGQSSEARAARNGGGVGQSQPALRAENGPVRTVWRLGSSGEPEPVTVQTGISDGMAAEVTSGGLGEGDQVIVGLELPRSERAPHQLPPGFGTGQRRGPRGI, from the coding sequence ATGAGGAAGATCGTCTGGATCGTCGGGGTCCTCGTGGCCGCGTTGGCCATCGGGGGCTACGTCTTCTTGAACGGCGAACGCCAGCCGCCGATGCGGTACCGGACCGTGCCGGTGGAACGCGGCTCGGTCGTGTCGATCGTCACCGCGACGGGCACCATCAATCCGGTCGTGTTGGTGCAGGTGGGGACGCAAGTCTCCGGTATGATCAAGAGCCTGCACGCCGACTTCAATTCACGCGTCAAAGCCGGCGACGTCGTCGCCATCATCGATCCGGCGCCGTTCAAGGCGCGTCGCGACCAGGCCGCCAGCAACTTGGAAATGGCCAAGGCGAATGTGGTCCGCGCCCGCGCCGATGTGGCGCAGCGCAAGCGTGAGCTGGAGCGGGTGAATTCGCTGATCGCGCAACAGTTTGTCTCGCAGAACGACGTCGATCTGGCGCGGACCAACTACGAAAGCGCCGCGGCGCAGTTGAAACTCGCCCAGGCGCAGGTCAAGCAGGCGGAGGCCGCGCTCAACGCGGCCGAACTGGACCTCAAATACACCGTCATCCGGTCGCCGGTGAACGGAATCGTGGTCGCCAGAAACGTCGAAGTGGGCCAGACCGTCGCCGCCAGCTTCGCCACGCCCAACCTCTTCCTGATCGCCTTGGATCTGACGCAAATGCAGGTCGATACCAACGTCAGCGAATCGGACATCGGGGGGATCACCGAAGGCAAGGAAGCGACGTTCACGGTCGATGCGTACCCTGGGGAACAATTCCGGGGCGTGATCAAGCAGGTGCGATTGGCTCCCATCAACGTGCAGAACGTCGTGACGTATAACGTCGTGGTCGGAGTGGACAATCGGGATCTTCGACTCAAGCCAGGCATGACCGCCAATGTCTCGATCGTGGTGGCCAAGCGAGACCAGGTGTTGAAGGTGCCGAATGCGGCCTTGCGCTTTACGCCGCCCAAGACCGATCAGAGCGCCGGGCAGTCATCGGAAGCCCGGGCGGCAAGGAACGGCGGCGGGGTCGGACAGAGCCAGCCGGCGCTTCGCGCCGAGAACGGACCGGTCAGGACGGTCTGGCGGTTGGGAAGCTCCGGCGAGCCGGAGCCGGTCACCGTCCAAACCGGCATCTCCGACGGGATGGCGGCGGAAGTGACCAGCGGCGGGCTGGGTGAAGGCGACCAGGTTATCGTCGGCCTCGAGTTGCCGCGCAGCGAACGGGCCCCGCATCAACTGCCGCCGGGATTCGGCACGGGCCAACGGCGCGGCCCACGCGGGATCTAA
- a CDS encoding helix-hairpin-helix domain-containing protein — protein sequence MKRYVTMCVVLLGALAAAGCVSNSKYKAALAEADAAKTELEKTRTQKSALEQQVKTLKELNVKFGNEAQAARDELQRIEHARDKERSDIAARLKELEDKQKQLAAQNRSLRQEYEDVKRHNETLKSLVARYQKELKERQRTAPPPTPIVPAPGPPPVPGAAAPGGPMTPSAVPTPPQPSVTPMNINTASAGDMVLFLGLTKEMADRIVSNRPYRIKGELVAKNVLPKETFDMIKDRITVAP from the coding sequence ATGAAGCGGTATGTCACGATGTGCGTGGTCCTGCTCGGCGCCCTGGCCGCGGCGGGCTGTGTGAGCAACAGCAAGTACAAAGCCGCCCTGGCCGAGGCGGACGCTGCCAAGACGGAACTGGAGAAGACGCGGACGCAAAAAAGCGCCCTCGAGCAGCAAGTCAAAACTCTGAAGGAGCTGAACGTCAAATTCGGCAATGAAGCGCAGGCGGCCCGCGATGAATTGCAACGCATCGAGCACGCCCGCGACAAGGAACGCAGCGACATCGCGGCGCGGCTCAAGGAACTGGAGGACAAACAGAAACAGCTCGCGGCGCAGAACCGCAGCCTTCGCCAGGAATACGAAGATGTGAAACGGCATAATGAGACGTTGAAGTCGCTGGTCGCCCGATACCAAAAAGAGCTCAAAGAGCGTCAGCGCACCGCGCCGCCGCCCACGCCGATTGTTCCCGCGCCCGGCCCGCCGCCGGTTCCGGGTGCGGCCGCACCGGGTGGACCAATGACTCCCTCGGCGGTGCCGACGCCTCCTCAACCGAGTGTGACGCCGATGAACATTAATACCGCGTCGGCCGGCGACATGGTCCTGTTCCTCGGCCTGACGAAGGAAATGGCCGACCGCATCGTCAGCAATCGACCATACCGGATCAAGGGCGAGTTGGTGGCCAAGAACGTGCTTCCCAAAGAAACCTTCGACATGATCAAGGACCGCATCACGGTGGCGCCGTAG
- the lspA gene encoding signal peptidase II, whose translation MNGKTRYLILGLVSSGVVGLDQVTKVYIMQTMRLHESITIIPNLFSLTYIRNPGAAFGLLAGSSSAFRFVFFGLTSVLALVLLGTILFRLPERDWMGQLSIAGILGGAIGNLLDRLRYGEVIDFLDFYYDVYHWPAFNVADAAISVGVAFLILHFALEKKQQEPALQEDQS comes from the coding sequence GTGAACGGCAAGACCCGTTATCTGATCCTGGGCTTGGTCAGCTCGGGAGTCGTCGGCCTGGATCAGGTGACGAAAGTGTATATCATGCAGACCATGCGGCTGCATGAGTCGATCACGATCATCCCCAACCTCTTCAGCCTGACCTACATCAGAAATCCCGGGGCCGCCTTCGGCTTGTTGGCGGGGAGCAGCAGCGCGTTCCGCTTCGTGTTCTTCGGGCTCACGTCCGTCCTGGCGCTGGTGCTGCTGGGGACGATCCTGTTCCGCCTCCCGGAGCGCGACTGGATGGGACAACTGAGCATCGCAGGGATTCTCGGCGGGGCGATCGGCAATCTCTTGGATCGGCTGCGCTATGGAGAAGTGATCGACTTCCTGGATTTCTACTACGACGTGTATCACTGGCCCGCCTTCAACGTCGCCGACGCCGCCATCAGCGTCGGCGTCGCCTTCCTGATTCTGCACTTTGCCCTAGAAAAGAAGCAGCAAGAGCCGGCGCTTCAGGAAGACCAGTCCTGA
- a CDS encoding undecaprenyl-diphosphate phosphatase gives MIQWGPELAVILGLVEGLTEFLPVSSTGHLILIGHALGFTGAIAASVEVSIQLGSILAVVAYERRKIVELFSQAGKEQATLREMLKTRGGWVTTLRCSAEAHRHLWFLLGLGVAFLPAALVGFLAHRWIETYLFTPQTVAASLIVGGLLILAVEARRSPAQITRLEHVGVRAAFWVGVAQCVSLIPGMSRSGSTIVGGLFAGLDRKVATEYSFFLALPTMIAATAYKMVTSQSLFSNQDYLALGLGLVVSFVVAWAVIAAFLTFVQRHTLRVFAYYRLMLGAVVLMAFY, from the coding sequence ATGATCCAGTGGGGTCCGGAGCTCGCCGTCATCCTCGGGCTGGTGGAAGGCCTGACCGAATTCCTGCCGGTCTCCTCGACCGGCCATCTCATCCTGATCGGCCATGCCCTCGGCTTTACCGGCGCGATCGCCGCAAGCGTGGAAGTTTCGATTCAATTGGGATCGATCCTGGCGGTGGTCGCCTATGAGCGCCGCAAGATCGTCGAGCTCTTCTCCCAAGCCGGAAAAGAACAGGCGACCCTGCGGGAGATGCTCAAGACGCGCGGCGGCTGGGTGACGACGCTGCGGTGCTCGGCCGAGGCGCACCGCCACCTGTGGTTTCTGCTCGGCCTTGGCGTCGCCTTCCTCCCCGCCGCGCTGGTCGGATTCCTGGCGCACCGGTGGATCGAGACCTACCTCTTCACCCCGCAGACCGTCGCGGCCTCGCTCATCGTCGGCGGCCTCCTCATCCTCGCCGTAGAGGCGCGCCGTTCGCCGGCGCAGATCACCCGGCTCGAACATGTCGGGGTGCGGGCCGCCTTCTGGGTCGGCGTCGCGCAGTGCGTCTCGCTGATCCCTGGCATGTCCCGATCCGGATCGACGATCGTCGGCGGGTTATTCGCGGGCTTGGACCGGAAGGTGGCGACCGAGTACTCTTTCTTTCTCGCGCTGCCGACGATGATCGCGGCGACGGCCTACAAGATGGTTACATCCCAATCCCTGTTCTCGAATCAGGACTACCTTGCCCTGGGGCTCGGCCTGGTGGTGTCGTTCGTGGTCGCCTGGGCGGTCATCGCCGCATTCCTGACCTTCGTCCAACGGCACACCCTGCGGGTCTTCGCCTACTACCGCCTGATGCTCGGCGCGGTGGTCCTCATGGCTTTTTACTGA